The Nocardioides sp. S-1144 genome includes a region encoding these proteins:
- a CDS encoding phage holin family protein: MRILLRLVTTALGVAAAAWFFDGIAFTGGPRQGWAEVEHNLVPLLLVAAILGIITSFVKPLLTFLSIPLIILTLGLFLLVINAAVLMLTGALADGLGIPFRVDGFWTAVGGAIVITLVTWVVDGAFGASDDGR, encoded by the coding sequence ATGCGGATCCTCCTCAGGCTGGTCACGACGGCGCTCGGCGTGGCGGCGGCGGCCTGGTTCTTCGACGGCATCGCGTTCACCGGCGGGCCGCGGCAGGGCTGGGCCGAGGTCGAGCACAACCTCGTCCCGCTGCTGCTCGTCGCGGCGATCCTCGGCATCATCACCTCGTTCGTGAAGCCGCTGCTGACCTTCTTGTCGATCCCGCTGATCATCCTCACCCTGGGCCTGTTCCTGCTGGTCATCAATGCCGCGGTGCTGATGCTCACCGGCGCGCTGGCCGACGGGTTGGGCATCCCGTTCCGGGTCGACGGGTTCTGGACGGCGGTCGGCGGCGCGATCGTCATCACGCTGGTCACCTGGGTGGTCGACGGCGCGTTCGGCGCGTCCGACGACGGGCGATGA
- a CDS encoding low molecular weight protein-tyrosine-phosphatase, with product MSLPPPREAGRYRIGVVCLGNICRSPMAHVVLEARVAAAGLADEVTVTSSGTGGWHVGDPMDPRAAATLAAAGHDGSRHRARQFATSWHDEHDLLLAMDAANLADIGGGTDRVRLFRSFDPEEPGADVPDPYYGGDRGFQEVLAMVERCSEAIVSELATSLPTSLPSSPDR from the coding sequence ATGAGCCTGCCCCCGCCCCGCGAGGCCGGCCGCTACCGGATCGGGGTGGTCTGCCTGGGCAACATCTGCCGCTCCCCGATGGCGCACGTCGTGCTCGAGGCGAGGGTCGCGGCCGCCGGGCTCGCCGACGAGGTCACGGTCACCAGCAGCGGCACCGGCGGCTGGCACGTCGGCGACCCGATGGACCCCCGGGCGGCCGCCACCCTCGCCGCCGCCGGCCACGACGGGAGCCGCCACCGCGCGCGGCAGTTCGCGACGTCCTGGCACGACGAGCACGACCTCCTGCTGGCGATGGACGCGGCCAACCTCGCCGACATCGGCGGCGGCACCGACCGGGTGCGGCTGTTCCGGTCCTTCGACCCCGAGGAGCCGGGCGCCGACGTCCCCGACCCGTACTACGGTGGGGACCGCGGATTCCAGGAGGTGCTGGCGATGGTCGAACGCTGCAGCGAGGCGATCGTCTCCGAGCTCGCCACCTCGCTCCCCACCTCGCTCCCCTCGTCGCCGGACCGATGA
- a CDS encoding fructosamine kinase family protein, which produces MTRQPGLARRAEALLDAAVVSTAPVAGGDVATATKLRLSNGTTALMKTLSPAPAGFFEQEAQGLRWLAEAAGGVHVPDVLAVDADCLILAWVEPGRPTADDAAAFGRRLATTHAAGAPAHGADHDGFIGRLPLPHRTAPTWAEFYAVRRLLPYAKLARDRGALSADDAAAVEAVVRRLPALVPEEPPARLHGDLWNGNVLWGLEGRASVVDPAAHGGHREVDLAMLALFGLQNLPRVLDGYQEVAPLADGWEDRVGLFQLFPLLVHACLFGGGYGARTAALARSYA; this is translated from the coding sequence ATGACCCGCCAGCCCGGGCTCGCGCGCCGCGCCGAGGCCCTGCTCGACGCCGCCGTCGTCTCGACCGCCCCGGTGGCCGGCGGTGACGTGGCCACCGCCACCAAGCTCCGCCTCAGCAACGGCACCACCGCGCTGATGAAGACGCTGTCGCCGGCGCCCGCGGGGTTCTTCGAGCAGGAGGCCCAGGGGCTGCGCTGGCTCGCCGAGGCGGCCGGCGGGGTGCACGTGCCCGACGTCCTCGCCGTCGACGCCGACTGCCTGATCCTCGCCTGGGTCGAGCCGGGTCGCCCCACCGCCGACGACGCCGCCGCGTTCGGACGCCGGCTCGCCACGACCCACGCCGCCGGCGCCCCGGCGCACGGTGCCGACCACGACGGCTTCATCGGCCGGCTGCCGCTGCCGCACCGCACCGCCCCCACCTGGGCCGAGTTCTACGCCGTGCGCCGGCTCCTCCCCTACGCCAAGCTCGCCCGCGACCGCGGTGCGCTCAGCGCCGACGACGCCGCGGCCGTCGAGGCCGTCGTCCGCCGCCTCCCGGCGCTGGTCCCCGAGGAGCCGCCGGCCCGGCTGCACGGCGACCTGTGGAACGGCAACGTGCTGTGGGGTCTCGAGGGCCGCGCGTCGGTCGTCGACCCCGCCGCGCACGGCGGGCACCGCGAGGTCGACCTCGCCATGCTCGCCCTCTTCGGCCTCCAGAACCTGCCGCGCGTGCTCGACGGCTACCAGGAGGTCGCCCCGCTCGCCGACGGCTGGGAGGACCGGGTCGGGCTCTTCCAGCTCTTCCCGCTGCTCGTGCACGCCTGCCTCTTCGGCGGTGGCTACGGCGCCCGCACGGCGGCGCTGGCGCGCTCCTACGCCTGA
- a CDS encoding response regulator transcription factor, producing MSAPSKPRVLVVDDDKAVRESLRRSLEFNGYDVHLASDGAEALAGIGALAPDVVVMDVMMPRLDGLEATRALRTAGNDVPIIVLTARDAVGDRVEGLDAGADDYLAKPFALPELLARLRALLRRAVPVEGEVEESLAFSDLTMNLATREVRRGDRSIDLTRTEFTLLELFLRRPRRVLDRSFILEEVWGYDFPTTANSLEVYVGYLRRKTEAGEEPRLLHTVRGVGYVLKES from the coding sequence GTGTCTGCACCGTCCAAGCCGCGCGTGCTCGTCGTCGACGACGACAAGGCGGTCCGCGAGTCCCTGCGCCGTTCCCTGGAGTTCAACGGCTACGACGTCCACCTCGCCTCCGACGGCGCCGAGGCGCTGGCCGGCATCGGCGCGCTGGCCCCCGACGTCGTCGTGATGGACGTGATGATGCCCCGCCTGGACGGGCTCGAGGCCACCCGCGCCCTCCGCACGGCGGGCAACGACGTCCCGATCATCGTGCTCACCGCGCGCGACGCCGTCGGCGACCGCGTCGAGGGCCTCGACGCCGGGGCCGACGACTACCTCGCCAAGCCCTTCGCGCTGCCCGAGCTGCTCGCCCGGCTCCGCGCGCTTTTGCGCCGCGCCGTCCCGGTCGAGGGCGAGGTGGAGGAGTCACTGGCCTTCTCCGACCTCACCATGAACCTGGCCACCCGCGAGGTCCGCCGCGGCGACCGGTCGATCGACCTGACCCGCACCGAGTTCACCCTGCTCGAGCTGTTCCTGCGCCGGCCGCGCCGGGTGCTCGACCGCTCCTTCATCCTCGAGGAGGTCTGGGGCTACGACTTCCCCACGACCGCCAACTCCCTGGAGGTCTACGTCGGCTACCTGCGGCGCAAGACCGAGGCCGGCGAGGAGCCGCGACTGCTGCACACCGTGCGAGGGGTCGGCTACGTGCTGAAGGAGTCGTGA
- a CDS encoding HAMP domain-containing sensor histidine kinase yields the protein MSTTPDGEPEASPADVFPAPEARWHYRRSLASRVTLLTTIAVGIAVAVLSAGVYITARIQLQSQLDDSLEDRAHATAKEFRYSGNISLPKYLANASDVQLYRIAAGEGGTGPPLNETDLPLEADDPEIAVAAGELDLSVRTLVVNGEERRVVAVPIVDGEALVIAESLDDQREVLARLGGVSLLFGLLGVLGAGIAGWGVARNGLRPVRRLTTAVEQIARTEELDPLPVEGADEVARLATAFNGMLASLSASRDRQRRLVTDAGHELRTPLTSLRTNVDLLTQADHDQKAIDPQARVELLDDIRAQIDELTTLIGDLTELARDEPLAPVVGEIDLSEVVEMAAARVRRRAIDVTFDVVTDRWFVVGEAGSLERAVTNLLDNAAKWSPSGGRVTVRLGAGDGVGVLTVDDQGPGIPEDQREKVFDRFWRTEESRSMPGSGLGLSIVRQVVERHSGSVTATESTSGGARLVLVLPGRPDA from the coding sequence GTGAGCACGACGCCCGACGGCGAGCCCGAGGCCTCACCCGCCGACGTGTTCCCGGCTCCCGAGGCGCGGTGGCACTACCGGCGCTCCCTCGCCAGCCGGGTGACGCTGCTGACCACGATCGCGGTCGGGATCGCGGTCGCGGTGCTGTCGGCCGGCGTCTACATCACCGCGCGGATCCAGCTGCAGTCGCAGCTCGACGACTCCCTGGAGGACCGCGCCCACGCGACCGCCAAGGAGTTCCGCTACAGCGGCAACATCTCGCTGCCGAAGTACCTCGCCAACGCCTCCGACGTCCAGCTGTACCGGATCGCGGCCGGCGAGGGCGGCACCGGACCCCCGCTCAACGAGACCGACCTCCCGCTCGAGGCCGACGACCCCGAGATCGCGGTCGCGGCCGGCGAGCTCGACCTCAGCGTGCGCACCCTCGTCGTCAACGGCGAGGAGCGGCGGGTCGTCGCCGTCCCGATCGTGGACGGCGAGGCACTCGTCATCGCCGAGTCGCTCGACGACCAGCGCGAGGTGCTGGCGCGCCTCGGCGGCGTCAGCCTGCTCTTCGGCCTGCTCGGCGTCCTCGGCGCGGGGATCGCCGGCTGGGGCGTCGCGCGCAACGGCCTGCGACCGGTCCGCCGGCTCACGACCGCCGTCGAGCAGATCGCCCGCACCGAGGAGCTCGACCCGCTGCCGGTGGAGGGCGCCGACGAGGTCGCCCGGCTGGCAACGGCGTTCAACGGGATGCTCGCCTCGCTCTCGGCCTCCCGCGACCGCCAGCGCCGCCTCGTGACCGACGCCGGGCACGAGCTGCGCACCCCGCTCACCTCGCTGCGCACCAACGTCGACCTCCTCACCCAGGCCGACCACGACCAGAAGGCGATCGACCCCCAGGCCCGCGTCGAGCTCCTCGACGACATCCGCGCCCAGATCGACGAGCTCACCACGCTCATCGGCGACCTCACCGAGCTGGCCCGCGACGAGCCGCTCGCACCGGTGGTCGGCGAGATCGACCTCAGCGAGGTCGTCGAGATGGCGGCCGCCCGGGTCCGGCGGCGCGCGATCGACGTGACCTTCGACGTCGTGACCGATCGCTGGTTCGTCGTCGGCGAGGCCGGCTCGCTGGAGCGCGCCGTCACCAACCTGCTCGACAACGCCGCGAAGTGGAGCCCCTCGGGCGGCCGGGTCACGGTCCGCCTGGGCGCCGGCGACGGCGTCGGCGTCCTCACCGTCGACGACCAGGGTCCCGGCATCCCCGAGGACCAGCGCGAGAAGGTCTTCGACCGGTTCTGGCGCACCGAGGAGTCGCGCTCGATGCCCGGCTCCGGGCTGGGGCTGTCGATCGTGCGCCAGGTCGTCGAGCGACACTCCGGGTCGGTCACGGCGACCGAGTCCACGAGCGGGGGTGCGAGGCTGGTCCTCGTGCTCCCTGGACGACCCGATGCGTAG
- a CDS encoding anthranilate synthase component I family protein: protein MSAAGSPGDVAADFAAVAATHPRCLWLDGGGAREWSGRRSVLGWLDPGDVSLTYSAARREVTRWAADPDDDAGALVGTVVGDDVFAVLEAELATGEGQWFGYLGYAARPDLPAAPDPTLPDAVWMRPSHVRRYDHLPGEVGPSRVDDRPASGAGAGPTGDPGAPPASYAGAFGRVQEHLHAGNTYEVNLTHRIERSGPAAPGGPVATYLRLRALNPAPYAGFLQHDVPGARAWLLASSPERYALVSAERVLETKPIKGTTPRGATAAEDAAHRAELATHPRYRAENLMIVDLLRNDLAQVCEVGTVTVPELMAVESYETVHQLVSTVRGRLRDDVSTVAALRALFPAGSMTGAPKLRTMQVIEEVEATPRGPYAGAFGWISADGRADLGVVIRSLVTAGDGRYTLGTGGGVTVLSEPDAEWAEAQLKAERLLRTLDDVSR, encoded by the coding sequence GTGAGCGCGGCCGGCTCCCCGGGCGACGTGGCCGCCGACTTCGCCGCGGTCGCCGCCACGCACCCCCGCTGCCTCTGGCTCGACGGCGGCGGGGCGCGCGAGTGGTCGGGCCGGCGCTCGGTGCTCGGCTGGCTGGACCCCGGCGACGTCTCCCTCACCTACTCCGCGGCCCGGCGCGAGGTGACGCGCTGGGCGGCCGACCCCGACGACGACGCCGGCGCGCTGGTCGGCACGGTCGTCGGCGACGACGTCTTCGCGGTGCTCGAGGCCGAGCTCGCGACCGGTGAGGGGCAGTGGTTCGGCTACCTCGGCTACGCCGCCCGCCCCGACCTCCCGGCCGCGCCCGACCCCACGCTGCCCGACGCCGTCTGGATGCGCCCCTCGCACGTGCGGAGGTACGACCACCTCCCCGGGGAGGTCGGGCCGTCCCGGGTGGACGACCGGCCCGCGAGCGGCGCGGGCGCCGGGCCCACCGGGGACCCCGGCGCCCCGCCCGCCTCCTACGCCGGCGCCTTCGGCCGCGTCCAGGAGCACCTCCACGCCGGCAACACCTACGAGGTGAACCTGACCCACCGGATCGAGCGCTCCGGTCCGGCCGCGCCCGGGGGTCCGGTGGCGACCTACCTGCGGCTCCGCGCGCTCAACCCTGCGCCGTACGCCGGGTTCCTCCAGCACGACGTGCCGGGGGCCCGGGCCTGGCTGCTGGCCTCGAGCCCGGAGCGCTACGCCCTGGTGAGCGCCGAGCGGGTGCTGGAGACGAAGCCGATCAAGGGCACCACGCCGCGCGGCGCGACGGCCGCGGAGGACGCCGCGCACCGCGCCGAGCTCGCGACGCACCCGAGGTACCGCGCCGAGAACCTGATGATCGTCGACCTGCTGCGCAACGACCTCGCCCAGGTCTGCGAGGTCGGGACCGTCACGGTGCCGGAGCTGATGGCGGTGGAGTCCTACGAGACGGTGCACCAGCTCGTCTCGACGGTCCGCGGCCGGCTCCGCGACGACGTCTCGACGGTGGCCGCCCTGCGCGCGCTGTTCCCGGCCGGGTCGATGACCGGGGCGCCGAAGCTGCGCACGATGCAGGTGATCGAGGAGGTGGAGGCGACGCCGCGCGGCCCGTACGCCGGTGCCTTCGGCTGGATCTCGGCCGACGGTCGCGCCGACCTCGGCGTCGTCATCCGCAGCCTCGTGACCGCCGGCGACGGCCGCTACACCCTCGGCACCGGCGGTGGCGTCACCGTGCTGTCCGAGCCGGACGCCGAGTGGGCCGAGGCGCAGCTGAAGGCGGAGCGGCTGCTGCGCACGCTCGACGACGTCAGCCGGTGA
- a CDS encoding anthranilate synthase component II has product MSPPPDVVVVDHHDSYTWNLVHLVASVTGVLPTVVQHDEVSVSDVLAHSHVVLSPGPGHPDDAADFAVGRSVLAAATRPVLGVCLGMQGLVTAYGGRVGRVRPAHGEVARIDHDGRGVFTGVAEGFEAVRYHSLAAVVVPEVLEVSARSGDGVVMGVRHRTLPLEGVQFHPESILSRHGAALVANFLAGAR; this is encoded by the coding sequence GTGAGCCCTCCGCCGGACGTCGTCGTGGTCGACCACCACGACTCGTACACGTGGAACCTGGTGCACCTGGTCGCCTCCGTCACCGGCGTGCTGCCGACCGTCGTCCAGCACGACGAGGTGTCCGTCAGCGACGTCCTGGCCCACTCCCACGTGGTGCTCTCGCCCGGGCCCGGGCACCCCGACGACGCCGCCGACTTCGCCGTCGGCCGGTCGGTCCTGGCCGCGGCGACCCGCCCGGTGCTCGGCGTCTGCCTCGGCATGCAGGGCCTCGTGACGGCGTACGGCGGGCGGGTCGGGCGGGTCCGGCCGGCGCACGGCGAGGTGGCGCGGATCGACCACGACGGGCGCGGCGTCTTCACCGGCGTCGCCGAGGGGTTCGAGGCGGTCCGCTACCACTCGCTCGCGGCGGTCGTCGTCCCCGAGGTGCTGGAGGTGTCGGCCCGCTCCGGCGACGGCGTCGTGATGGGCGTGCGGCACCGGACCCTGCCGCTGGAGGGCGTGCAGTTCCACCCGGAGTCGATCCTGTCGCGGCACGGCGCCGCGCTGGTCGCGAACTTCCTGGCCGGCGCCCGGTGA
- a CDS encoding flotillin family protein — protein MFDSALGAIIGLVVLLLLVVLLVTSRYKVAGPNQAFIITGRKGKAVLNPETGQLSTDLSGQKVVLGGGVFVIPFVQKQATLDLSSRRISVQIRGAVSGQGIKLNVEGVAIVKVGGNADQIRLAAQRFLSQQQDVEAFTQEVLAGALRSIVGGLTVEQIIRDRAAFAQRVADESENSLTGQGLILDTFQIQDVTDDGSYLADLGRPEAARVSQTARIAEANARQAAEQAQIAAEQEIAVAQRTLALKQAEIKAETDAASAQAAASGPLAQADRDQAILTEQEKVAVRQASLTERQLETQVRKPADAARYKLEQEAEANRNAEIAGAEARKAATIASAQAKAEEARLSGEAEKSRRTALAEAEAIEGARRGEAEKARRVAEADATRAEGEATAAATLAIGAAEAEAMDKRAEAFAHYNDAAVLQMLIEVLPQIAREVAAPIAAIDQLTVVSTDGAGAMPKQVTDNVVQTLSMLKTTTGLDLEALIKKSVSGAAGAIGGNGGSGGNGASGPDAS, from the coding sequence GTGTTCGACTCCGCCCTCGGCGCCATCATCGGCCTCGTCGTGCTGCTCCTGCTGGTCGTCCTGCTGGTCACCAGCCGCTACAAGGTGGCCGGCCCCAACCAGGCGTTCATCATCACCGGCCGCAAGGGCAAGGCCGTGCTCAACCCGGAGACCGGCCAGCTCAGCACCGACCTCTCGGGTCAGAAGGTCGTGCTCGGCGGCGGCGTGTTCGTCATCCCGTTCGTGCAGAAGCAGGCCACCCTCGACCTCTCCAGCCGCCGGATCTCGGTGCAGATCCGCGGCGCCGTGTCCGGCCAGGGCATCAAGCTGAACGTCGAGGGCGTCGCGATCGTCAAGGTCGGCGGCAACGCCGACCAGATCCGGCTCGCCGCCCAGCGCTTCCTGAGCCAGCAGCAGGACGTCGAGGCCTTCACCCAGGAGGTGCTGGCCGGTGCGCTCCGCTCGATCGTCGGCGGGCTCACCGTCGAGCAGATCATCCGCGACCGCGCCGCGTTCGCCCAGCGGGTGGCCGACGAGTCCGAGAACTCCCTCACCGGCCAGGGCCTGATCCTGGACACCTTCCAGATCCAGGACGTCACCGACGACGGCAGCTACCTCGCCGACCTCGGGCGCCCGGAGGCCGCGCGGGTCAGCCAGACCGCCCGGATCGCGGAGGCCAACGCCCGCCAGGCCGCCGAGCAGGCCCAGATCGCCGCCGAGCAGGAGATCGCGGTCGCCCAGCGGACCCTGGCCCTCAAGCAGGCCGAGATCAAGGCCGAGACCGACGCCGCCTCGGCCCAGGCCGCGGCGTCCGGACCGCTCGCGCAGGCCGACCGCGACCAGGCGATCCTCACCGAGCAGGAGAAGGTCGCGGTGCGGCAGGCCTCGCTGACCGAGCGCCAGCTCGAGACCCAGGTGCGCAAGCCCGCCGACGCGGCGCGCTACAAGCTCGAGCAGGAGGCCGAGGCCAACCGCAACGCCGAGATCGCCGGCGCGGAGGCCCGCAAGGCCGCCACCATCGCCTCGGCCCAGGCCAAGGCCGAGGAGGCCCGGCTGTCGGGTGAGGCCGAGAAGTCGCGACGCACGGCGCTCGCCGAGGCCGAGGCCATCGAGGGTGCCCGGCGCGGTGAGGCCGAGAAGGCCCGCCGCGTCGCCGAGGCCGACGCCACCCGCGCCGAGGGCGAGGCCACCGCGGCCGCGACCCTGGCCATCGGGGCCGCCGAGGCCGAGGCGATGGACAAGCGGGCCGAGGCGTTCGCGCACTACAACGACGCCGCGGTGCTGCAGATGCTGATCGAGGTGCTCCCGCAGATCGCCCGCGAGGTCGCCGCCCCGATCGCGGCCATCGACCAGCTCACCGTCGTCTCCACCGACGGCGCCGGCGCCATGCCCAAGCAGGTCACCGACAACGTCGTCCAGACCCTGTCGATGCTCAAGACCACGACCGGTCTCGACCTCGAGGCCCTGATCAAGAAGTCGGTCAGCGGCGCCGCCGGCGCCATCGGTGGCAACGGTGGCAGCGGCGGGAACGGCGCGAGCGGCCCCGACGCCTCCTGA
- a CDS encoding anthranilate synthase family protein, with amino-acid sequence MTSPTSSPDVRAAIDALAEHEAWAIIRRSTRAGDRDTVGLVGGARSEVASILDVPLEDGVPQEGHIADRLVAIPFRQVAERGFEAHDDGTPLVVVDIATEREFSVAEVIDAIDDVPVEFTDRGGFETDDEEYGRLVGAIIADEIGQGEGANLVIGRHYRAQVADWGRDKALAVFRRLLERERGAYWTYVFFTGDRYLIGASPERHVSVHGGDVRMNPISGTFRIPSADGGDARKQLLDFLHDEKEIYELFMVVDEELKMMCDICHEGGQVLGPFLKPMSRLVHTEYLLAGRTDRDPREVLRDTMYAATVTGSPVENACRLIKQYESVGRGYYGAALAILGRDEVGGAVVDSPIVIRTADVDLEGRLTVTAGATLVRDSDAAHEVAETHAKAGGILSAFGLVPPAPVPSTNLAELVADEDVLLALNARNRRLSGFWLRDQMGAPPDPRLAGRHVVILDGEDDFVNMLRHVLGVLGLTSSVVRHADYEAGCLDRADLVIIGPGPGDPRDDDDPKMVRLRHAVAWLLAKRTPFLAVCLGHQALCHELGIPLAYKDIVFQGTQSAIDLDGRTERVGFYNTFVGRVGPGDTLPDGVRVDVDPETGDVHHLAGPHYRGIQFHAESILTEHGYDLLHEIVGSLL; translated from the coding sequence ATGACCTCTCCCACCTCGTCCCCGGACGTCCGCGCCGCCATCGACGCGCTCGCGGAGCACGAGGCCTGGGCGATCATCCGGCGCTCGACCCGCGCGGGCGACCGCGACACCGTGGGCCTGGTCGGCGGCGCGCGCAGCGAGGTCGCCTCGATCCTCGACGTCCCGCTGGAGGACGGCGTCCCGCAGGAGGGGCACATCGCCGACCGGCTGGTGGCGATCCCGTTCCGCCAGGTCGCCGAGCGCGGCTTCGAGGCGCACGACGACGGCACCCCGCTGGTCGTGGTCGACATCGCGACCGAGCGCGAGTTCTCCGTCGCCGAGGTCATCGACGCCATCGACGACGTGCCGGTCGAGTTCACCGACCGCGGCGGCTTCGAGACCGACGACGAGGAGTACGGCCGGCTGGTCGGCGCGATCATCGCCGACGAGATCGGGCAGGGCGAGGGCGCCAACCTCGTCATCGGCCGGCACTACCGGGCCCAGGTCGCCGACTGGGGCCGCGACAAGGCGCTCGCGGTCTTCCGCCGGCTCCTCGAGCGCGAGCGCGGCGCCTACTGGACCTACGTCTTCTTCACCGGCGACCGCTACCTGATCGGCGCCAGCCCGGAGCGGCACGTCAGCGTGCACGGCGGCGACGTCCGGATGAACCCGATCAGCGGCACCTTCCGCATCCCCTCGGCCGACGGCGGCGACGCCCGCAAGCAGCTCCTCGACTTCCTGCACGACGAGAAGGAGATCTACGAGCTCTTCATGGTCGTCGACGAGGAGCTCAAGATGATGTGCGACATCTGCCACGAGGGCGGCCAGGTGCTGGGGCCGTTCCTCAAGCCGATGAGCCGCCTCGTGCACACCGAGTACCTCCTCGCCGGCCGCACCGACCGCGACCCCCGCGAGGTCCTGCGCGACACCATGTACGCCGCCACCGTCACCGGGTCACCGGTCGAGAACGCCTGCCGGCTGATCAAGCAGTACGAGAGCGTCGGGCGCGGGTACTACGGCGCGGCGCTCGCGATCCTGGGGCGTGACGAGGTCGGCGGCGCGGTCGTCGACAGCCCGATCGTGATCCGCACCGCCGACGTCGACCTCGAGGGCCGGCTCACCGTCACCGCGGGCGCGACGCTGGTGCGCGACTCCGACGCCGCCCACGAGGTGGCCGAGACCCACGCCAAGGCGGGCGGCATCCTGTCGGCGTTCGGGCTGGTGCCGCCGGCACCCGTGCCGAGCACCAACCTCGCCGAGCTCGTCGCCGACGAGGACGTCCTGCTCGCCCTCAACGCCCGCAACCGCCGGCTCAGCGGCTTCTGGCTGCGCGACCAGATGGGCGCGCCGCCCGACCCGCGGCTGGCCGGCCGGCACGTGGTCATCCTCGACGGCGAGGACGACTTCGTGAACATGCTGCGCCACGTGCTCGGCGTCCTCGGCCTCACGTCGTCGGTGGTCCGCCACGCCGACTACGAGGCCGGCTGCCTCGACCGCGCCGACCTGGTGATCATCGGGCCCGGCCCCGGCGACCCGCGTGACGACGACGACCCGAAGATGGTCAGGCTGCGCCACGCCGTCGCCTGGCTGCTGGCCAAGCGGACGCCGTTCCTCGCCGTGTGCCTGGGTCACCAGGCGCTCTGCCACGAGCTCGGCATCCCGCTGGCCTACAAGGACATCGTCTTCCAGGGCACGCAGTCGGCGATCGACCTCGACGGCCGCACCGAGCGGGTGGGCTTCTACAACACCTTCGTCGGCCGGGTCGGGCCCGGCGACACCCTGCCCGACGGCGTCCGCGTCGACGTCGACCCCGAGACCGGCGACGTCCACCACCTGGCCGGACCGCACTACCGCGGCATCCAGTTCCATGCCGAGTCGATCCTCACCGAGCACGGCTACGACCTCCTCCACGAGATCGTCGGCTCCCTGCTCTGA